One Glycine max cultivar Williams 82 chromosome 6, Glycine_max_v4.0, whole genome shotgun sequence DNA segment encodes these proteins:
- the LOC100790098 gene encoding 40S ribosomal protein S9-2-like: MVHVSFYRNYGKTFKKPRRPYEKERLDAELKLVGEYGLRCKRELWRVQYALSRIRNNARNLLTLDEKNPRRIFEGEALLRRMFRYGLLDETQNKLDYVLALTVENFLERRLQTLVFKSGMAKSIHHARVLIKQRHIRVGRQVVNIPSFLVRVDSQKHIDFSLTSPLGGGRPGRVKRRNQRAAAKKAAGGDGDEEDED; encoded by the exons ATGGTGCACGTCTCCTTTTACAGGAACT ATGGGAAGACATTCAAGAAGCCGCGTCGTCCGTACGAGAAGGAGCGTCTCGACGCGGAGTTGAAGCTGGTTGGTGAGTACGGGCTTCGGTGCAAGAGAGAGCTGTGGAGGGTGCAGTACGCGCTCAGCCGCATCCGCAACAACGCGCGGAACCTCCTCACCCTCGACGAGAAGAACCCGCGCCGGATCTTCGAGGGAGAGGCGCTGCTCCGAAGGATGTTCCGTTACGGTCTCCTCGATGAGACACAGAACAAGCTTGATTACGTCCTCGCCCTCACCGTCGAGAACTTTCTCGAGCGCCGCCTCCAGACCCTTGTTTTCAAGTCCGGCATGGCCAAGTCCATCCACCATGCTAGGGTTCTTATCAAGCAGAGACATATCAG GGTTGGTAGGCAAGTGGTGAACATCCCATCTTTCTTGGTAAGGGTTGACTCACAGAAGCACATTGACTTTTCACTTACAAGTCCCCTTGGTGGTGGTCGCCCTGGAAGAGTGAAGAGAAGAAACCAAAGGGCTGCTGCTAAGAAGGCCGCAGGTGGAGATGGAGATGAGGAAGACGAGGATTAA
- the LOC100500208 gene encoding ribosomal protein L29, producing the protein MFLSRTLGRTLFAAAARSKQYATTAAAASREGHNPLQEFFEADRSPEDDKPVVYGRSWKACELRLKSWDDLHKLWYVLLKEKNMLMTQRQMLNAQNLRFPNPERIPKVRKSMCRIKHVLTERAIEEPDPRRSAEMKRMINAL; encoded by the exons ATGTTTTTGTCAAGAACACTTGGACGAACACTCTTTGCTGCTGCTGCCAGATCAAAACAATATGCCACTACAGCAGCTGCTGCTAGCAGAGAAGGACACAACCCCCTTCAGGAGTTTTTTGAGGCAGACAGGAGCCCTGAAGATGACAAACCTGTTGTTTATG GTCGGAGTTGGAAGGCGTGTGAACTGCGTCTGAAGTCTTGGGATGACCTTCATAAGTTGTGGTATGTGTTGTTAAAGGAAAAGAACATGTTGATGACTCAACGTCAAATGCTTAATGCACAGAACCTGCGTTTTCCTAACCCAGAGCGCATCCCTAAG GTGAGGAAGTCAATGTGTCGCATCAAGCATGTACTTACTGAGAGAGCAATTGAAGAACCAGATCCGAGGAGGTCTGCTGAGATGAAGAGAATGATAAATGCTCTTTGA
- the LOC100810266 gene encoding transcription factor ILI4 — protein MSGQRNFRTSKFTESEINDLMLRLQALLPQLNQTRNSRASESLMKIMKETCSHINRLQNEVKDLGERLAELIDSVDLSDIDEECLTRLLQQ, from the exons ATGTCTGGCCAGAGAAACTTCAGAACTTCAAAATTCACGGAAAGTGAGATTAATGATCTGATGTTGAGGCTACAAGCACTGCTACCACAACTAAACCAAACAAGAAACTCAAGG GCATCAGAAAGCTTGATGAAGATCATGAAGGAAACTTGCTCTCACATCAATAGGCTACAGAATGAGGTGAAAGACCTTGGTGAAAGGCTAGCAGAGCTGATTGATTCTGTAGACCTTAGTGACATTGACGAGGAGTGTCTTACAAGACTTTTACAACAATAA
- the LOC100809734 gene encoding organic cation/carnitine transporter 3: MADSTPLLSQPDSSSSPDTQKPQPPPPPRNQQHPSLGSTVELCIGEFNWSQFLQSILVSLAWIFDAQQTFISVFTDAPPAWRCTEQAGNACKTANTNTVCNLPEGSWAWDGPTQASMVSDWGLECANSSITGLPASMFFAGCLLGGFLLASLADSSLGRKNMLFFSCLVMAITSFLVTFSPNVSIYSALKFLCGFARATIGTSALVLASELVGRRWRAQISVIGFFCFTIGFLSLPAMAYINRSSSWRNLYLWTSISTMLYCILVKLFVTESPRWLLVRGKTEEAVETLKCITSITQSNLNLAINNMSHEEETCDVDIFSALKILLQNKWSSRRLSSIMAMGIGIGLVYYGMPLGLQNLSFNLYLSVIFNALSELPSALIVLFFIDKFNRRITLLLFTILSGLFSVMSTVQVSKSSSSWNNNVQIVFELVSFFSACTSFNVYLIYTTELFPTCVRNSALSMARLAVVLGGMFSPLLVSAGRGNKFLCYGVFGLVIGFSGVFGIFLPETKGRAFCDSMDEEENKEKNMACGMLLA, from the exons ATGGCAGACTCCACCCCTCTCCTCTCCCAACCCGACTCATCATCATCTCCGGACACACAAAAaccacaaccaccaccaccgccacgAAACCAACAGCATCCCTCTCTGGGGTCCACAGTCGAACTCTGCATAGGCGAGTTCAACTGGTCCCAGTTCCTCCAGTCGATCCTCGTCTCCCTCGCGTGGATCTTTGACGCCCAGCAGACCTTCATCAGCGTCTTCACCGACGCCCCGCCGGCGTGGCGCTGCACCGAGCAGGCCGGCAATGCATGCAAGACTGCCAACACCAACACAGTCTGCAACCTCCCAGAAGGCTCGTGGGCCTGGGACGGGCCCACACAGGCCTCCATGGTGTCGGACTGGGGCCTGGAGTGCGCCAACTCCTCCATCACGGGCCTTCCCGCTTCGATGTTCTTCGCTGGCTGTTTGCTTGGCGGCTTCCTGCTGGCCTCGCTGGCTGATTCGTCGCTCGGCCGCAAGAACATGCTGTTCTTCTCCTGCCTCGTCATGGCCATCACTTCCTTTCTCGTCACTTTTTCGCCCAACGTCTCCATCTATTCTGCCCTCAAGTTTCTCTGTGGCTTTGCTCGTGCTACCATTGGGACCTCCGCGCTTGTGCTGGCCTCGGAGCTCGTTGGGAGACGGTGGCGCGCCCAGATTAGCGTCATTGGCTTCTTTTGTTTTACTATAG GGTTCTTGTCCCTGCCAGCCATGGCTTACATAAACAGAAGTTCTTCATGGAGGAACCTTTATCTCTGGACATCCATCTCAACCATGCTCTACTGCATCCTTGTGAAGTTGTTCGTTACGGAGTCCCCAAGATGGCTTCTAGTgcgaggaaaaacagaagaagCCGTGGAAACACTAAAGTGCATCACATCAATCACCCAAAGCAACCTCAATTTGGCCATTAATAACATGTCCCACGAGGAAGAAACATGTGACGTGGACATCTTCTCAGCCCTCAAAATCTTGCTACAAAATAAATGGTCTTCGAGAAGGTTATCATCAATTATGGCAATGGGAATAGGCATTGGATTGGTGTATTATGGCATGCCACTAGGGCTCCAAAACCTCTCCTTCAACCTCTACTTGAGTGTCATATTCAACGCCTTATCCGAGTTACCATCAGCATTGATTGTGTTATTCTTCATAGACAAGTTCAACAGGAGAATCACACTCCTCCTCTTCACTATTTTAAGTGGTCTTTTCAGCGTGATGTCAACCGTGCAAGTGAgtaaatcatcatcatcatggaaCAACAACGTGCAAATAGTGTTTGAGTTAGTTTCGTTCTTTAGCGCTTGTACTTCGTTCAACGTGTACCTAATTTATACCACAGAGTTGTTCCCGACGTGTGTGAGGAACTCGGCGCTGTCGATGGCGAGGCTCGCGGTGGTGCTCGGTGGCATGTTCAGCCCGCTGCTGGTGAGTGCCGGAAGAGGGAACAAGTTTTTGTGTTATGGGGTTTTTGGGTTGGTGATAGGGTTTAGTGGGGTCTTTGGAATATTCTTGCCCGAGACAAAAGGGAGGGCATTCTGTGATTCAATggatgaagaagaaaacaaagagaaaaacatggcTTGTGGCATGTTGTTGGCTTGA
- the LOC100789567 gene encoding pectinesterase 3, which translates to MDSLKMLKGYGKVEHHLEDHRNPKPKPKFSKPFIAAISVFAILFLTLTFAFALASMLHHSHHTESQQQLLNSAESIRVVCNVTRFPGACLAAIPPSANATNPQAILSLSLRASLHALQSLNSSLGTKNSRALADCRDQLDDALGRLNDALSAAAALTEAKISDVQTWVSAAITDQQTCLDGLEEVGDVAAMEEMKKMMKRSNEYTSNSLAIVANIRNLLQRFHMALH; encoded by the coding sequence ATGGATTCTCTGAAGATGTTGAAAGGTTATGGTAAAGTAGAACACCACCTCGAAGATCATCGTAACCCCAAACCCAAACCTAAATTCTCAAAACCCTTCATCGCCGCAATTTCCGTCTTCGCAATCCTCTTCCTTACTCTCACCTTCGCATTCGCCCTAGCATCCATGCTCCACCACAGTCACCACACCGAGTCACAACAACAACTTCTCAACTCGGCCGAGTCGATCCGAGTCGTCTGCAACGTCACTCGCTTCCCTGGCGCGTGCCTCGCCGCCATCCCGCCCTCCGCCAACGCCACAAACCCCCAAGCGatcctctccctctccctccgcGCGTCGCTCCACGCGCTCCAGAGCCTCAATTCCTCGCTAGGAACGAAGAATTCACGCGCGCTCGCCGACTGCAGGGACCAGCTGGACGACGCGCTGGGTCGACTCAACGACGCGCTGTCGGCCGCGGCGGCGCTGACGGAGGCGAAGATCTCCGACGTTCAGACGTGGGTGAGCGCGGCGATCACCGACCAACAAACGTGCCTCGACGGATTGGAAGAGGTCGGTGACGTGGCAGCGATGGAAGAgatgaagaaaatgatgaagagGTCGAACGAGTACACCAGTAACAGTTTGGCTATTGTCGCTAATATTCGCAACTTGTTACAACGGTTCCACATGGCGCTACATTGA